One Armigeres subalbatus isolate Guangzhou_Male unplaced genomic scaffold, GZ_Asu_2 Contig1657, whole genome shotgun sequence DNA window includes the following coding sequences:
- the LOC134203201 gene encoding peptidyl-prolyl cis-trans isomerase Fkbp12-like, which produces MGVQVVTLAAGDEATYPKTGQVAVVHYTGTLADGKVFDSSRTRGKPFRFTVGRGEVIRGWDEGVAQMSVGQRAKLVCSPDYAYGSRGHPGVIPPNATLTFDVELLRVE; this is translated from the exons ATGGGTGTGCAAGTAGTTACGCTAGCTGCCGGAGATG AGGCTACGTACCCAAAGACCGGACAGGTTGCCGTAGTGCACTACACCGGAACGTTGGCCGATGGAAAAGTGTTCGATTCCTCCCGCACCCGTGGCAAACCGTTCCGGTTTACTGTTGGTCGCGGCGAGGTCATCCGCGGATGGGATGAGGGTGTTGCCCAG ATGTCCGTTGGACAACGTGCCAAATTGGTTTGCTCTCCGGATTATGCCTACGGCAGCCGTGGCCATCCAGGAGTCATTCCACCAAATGCCACCCTTACCTTCGACGTTGAACTGTTGAGGGTTGAGTAA